The Thunnus maccoyii chromosome 15, fThuMac1.1, whole genome shotgun sequence DNA segment GTGTTATTAGAATAGGCTAATAATTAGTATTATTATTCTGAGTTTAAATAACTTATTTacttgtttgtcatttttataagtcatcaacatgaaaaataaaatgtcgcttaaaagttgttaaaatttGAACAAAATCTACTTGGATTAGTTTTGACTGACTTTTAAATCCTCATTGTTAAAATATGTATGTACACATAACAGTTCAAaatcataatttatttttcatacatcCTCGTAAATATATTCCATGTATCACTTCTTCGGCTACGCTAAACTCTCACAATAGCTCTACTTAAGTTTCGAAAAGTGTTAAATGCTTAAAATCAGGAGTATTTGTATAGTGGGTAACAACTAAATGCGTTTCGATATGCCTTAAAAATCTTCAGACGAGTATTACCAATCTCCTATAAAAATGGTAATATATAGTATAACTAACTAAGGTAGTAAATAGTGTAACATATTAATAATTTGAATTGTTACCAAActtttgttaaaaataaaattgtagtaatttattaaaataaaagaattcATAATCTGACAGATTAAGTACATAAAGTTTCTttagacgttttttttttttcaggaatataaaaacagaatctTTGACCTCATTCACATCCAGATTGtcctgacaaacacaaacaggccCCTGAGCAACACCCCATGCTTAACTATTTATACCGAAACAACTCCTCTCTTAACAAAATGAGGGTGTCTGCAGTCACCAAACTAACGTTGTCTCTGCCCTGAAATGTAAGAAAACACCCaatacaaagtaaaaacaatagaaaacataCATTAACGAGAgctgaaatgaataaaagagaGGTTGCCTACATAACTTACTCTCCTTTTCCATGTTTGTTGTAGCTGAATTAGTGTGAGCAGCCTGTGCTGCAGCCTCAGCAGGTCTCCACAGCTCCAACAGAACAGTTCCTGCAGGTGGATCCCAGGTAAAGGTGAACGTCGCCCATTAATCATGGTTCTTTCGGCGTTTTTGCCCTTTTATGGTAGGATGGACTCGCATCCTGCACACCAGGAATTAAAACAGCAGAGGAATCAGGAAACCCCTTCTAGCGTGAATATGGGACAAAGGCTGACTTAAAGAAAGCATGTAAACCACATTTTCAGTTCAGACACACTTGTATAATATtaatagtatatatatatatatgtatatatttccACTTGTaatgtaaatagattttaaaagaCAATATGATGGATATTCACCTATTTACACTTATATTAATTGTCCTAAACAGCTGATTTACGAATAAGGcgtaaaaaaattaaataattttaaataatagTTATGTGTTAGTGCGTGATTGTAGCTAACTGTGTGACATGCAGAACTGCAagttttcactgttcatattgTCATCAGGTGGGGATGATGACACTTCCATGTAACTTTGGGAACTGAGGAGTTGACGATGACAGGGCCAATGGGGCCCCATCCTTGTCGATAGTCTAACCTCGATGTATTAATCGatagagtttcttttttttttgtcccctcAATAAGCCGAGAGCTCGATAAGGTTCTCATCACAAATGACGCTGACGTCCGCGCTCTCATCTCCTCCATGGATAAACATGCCTTTATTATGCCAATAACTCTTTACCCCAGGGACTGGAGGGAGCACGGCCGCATACATTGAGAGATTTTGTGGTGCGTAAAAGCGCAcgtgcagcttctcaaatggtGGGAACACAGACAGAGCCTTCCTTTCTTGTCCACAGAGCTTAAAGTAGAGGTCTGATGGGTGGATTTAGCTTAAAAAGTCTCTCTAATTCTGTCTCTTTCATACATGATTCCCCTCAGCAATGACACGAAGGAAAAGTTTTTAGAGGTAAACGCACTTTAATACACATGATTGACCCGTAAACGTCTCTctggacaaaacatttttgtatgtgCTTGATTAAATATATAACAGATAGCTAAAAGCCACACATGACCGGTTCCCCAACTGATAAAACTCAGCGCCCCGCCACTAATACATGAAAGCGTTACGCATCATGCAAATCTTACACAATGGACATTCAGACAGTCgcgacacacagacacacaggcctGAAACACATGTGACAATGATTAAGGAGGTACTATAACAATGCACTCTGTAACGGTTACTAAACGAGGTCATCTCGTTGATTGTGTGATGCCTAATTGGCGACATCCAGTGCAATCGGCGTGGCCATGGTGCACAACTTTGGCACATTTGAGGTATTTGTTTGTGGGTGCAGCTTTGTGACTTGACATTGGCACATTCCGCAGCACTGGTCAGGGGCAGGTGTAAGGAAAGTACTGTATATTTCCTACGCCATCATAGTCGTGGCGCAGCGCGTATgtaatgtcattaaaaaaaaaaagaacacattttgAACCATGGCCTACACTTGTTTTGACAGCTATGCTATCGTTCTTCCGaacacaatatacaatataaaacaaatctATAACCCAGAAGTGGTCCATATTATTGTTCAAAGTCTCAAATAGTGCATTAACTCATCCTAAATGTCCACACATGTCATCCATTAACCAGGACTTTGGCTTTGATACACTGGATATTATCTTTGGTATATACAGGCCGCCTGTGGCCTAAAGAGGTAAAGGGGCAGTTGATTCTTAATTGGAGGAGTAAGGATCAGCCCCCGTGGAAGACACcatggaggatgaaggagatgGAGTAGAGGGGGCTGAGATAGACTTTTCTGATGCTGCATCGTCCATTTTCTCTTGAATGCTCTCTCCTGGATCGGAGGACGGAGTTTTGGCCGGGAGCAGCCCTTCCTTCTCCCGCTTCTTCTGCTTCATCCTGCGGTTCTGGAACCAGATTTTCACCTGAGTCTCATTCAGCTGCAGCGCGGCCGCAATCTCTACGCGCCGCGCCCGGGTCAGGTACTTGTTGAAGTGGAACTCCTTCTCCAGCTCCGTCAGCTGCTTGGTGGTGAAGTTGGTCCGGACCGTGTTCGGCTGACCCCCATAACCGTATTCCCCAGACCttcctgcagacagagaaacaacTCACGGTGAACTTGCAGAAAGAAGATACACTAAATGCACTCTGCTCACAATACACATGAGTTATAGGACAACTACTTGAGGCTGGGAGCAACTTTTACGCAGCAAGGTGCAACTTTTACGCATCAGTCTATTGATATCAGCTACTTTGAAACACGATGTAATTCAGGTCTGGAAAGACACCAAAGGTTTTGCCTCTATGACCTTATTATGATAGTACAGGTGGCCTAAGGTGACTGTgacaggaagtgtgaaacacACTGCACTCAGGTGCATCAAAGTGTCCAACACAGAAAACATCGGCCAGCATTGTCCAACAGCACTTCCCATTTAATAATCCTACATTGTTTACATACATAAAAGTTCATGCCACACGCATTGACACCACCTCCctctcacacataaacacatcacTTGGCACCCACCTGTTTTGGGTGGGTTCCTCTTAACTTTCATCCAGTCGAAGGTTTGTGCAGAAGAGCCGCCCTCAGACAGAGGTGAACAGCATGCCTCCAGGTGAGCTGCGTGCAGTGGTGACAGCGGGTTTGAGCACCCAGGAAAGGGGGCTGCTTGCTCATGCCCGCCGCCATAGGCGGCGTGGGCATACTGCAGCTGGCCCAGGGGGGCGGCACTGTAGCCTTGGCGATGCTGAGAGACCATGGAGGAGGAAATGTTACCCGAGTACATCAGTGGGCCGCACTGGGGGAATCCCGCTGTGGAATCTACTTCCTGGTTGAGCGCGTAATGGTTATAAGTAGTACAGAAACTTTGGGGTCCATAGCTGGAGCTACAGGCCGGGTGGGCCCCATAAGCGAGACCCAGAGAGCTCGCAGTAGACTGGTATGACCCCGGCTGATGAGGGATGCCGTCAGGGGAAGCCCTGCTCGCCATGAAACGGTCATCCGCCCCGCAGTTGTTGACAGTAACCGCGCAGGACTGAAAAGTTGTAATCCCGTGGTCCGAGTGGAAAGCCCTGACAGAGCATGAGCCACCTTCACCGCTCATCACCGAGTAGTCTAAGAAGCTGCTCATTGTAGCATTGTTCTACCGGGACCGAGGGACCGTCCGCTTTACAGACACCCTCtgatctcttcctctctcccctcttacCCTGAGTGACCGTGCCAACCTTTACCTATACTCCGTCCTTATCAGAGGATAGAGGGGGGGGCGCACGGGCCGATATCAATGAACGGGTGTTGTCACGTGGGCCCGGGTCAGCCAGTGAGGTACTTGTCCTTATCCCCTTAGCCGGTGACAGATTGGTGTTTGAGTGGCTATTTAAATTCCAGGCGCTCGTCGATCAAGGTGACGCGCGTCGCCACTAATGTATTGGCCGAGCAAACAATGAGCTGGGAGGCAGACGGCGGTGGACAGCTCCGGGGTCGCATGAAGAGCGGGGAACGGCAAACACGGCGTCTTCTAACCCCTGCTGTGTGCTCTCCAGCCCGGGGAAAGATTAACGTTTCACCCTGTGTAACCTCTCCTAGGACGACCTAGCACTCTGACCTCAGGTACAGTATTTttggaaaggagagaggaatggttgtgtgcatgtgtccgTGCGTATGCGCACACGTATAGCCTAGTTGCGCGTGTGCCCTCCATGCTTGTCTGTATTCGTCCGTACTTAACAACCATGGTGTCATATGTATAATAGTGTCATTGCTGGAGAGAGGGGCAGCAGTCATTCTCTCCTGGATGGATGgctcagagtgtgtgtgcaactGCCACAGGCTATCTGTGGGCTATCAGTGTCCCATTCCAATGCGAAGTGTTTCACGCTTTAACATTGCGAGGGATTTGCTCAGCAAATATTGTCACGGTGTGACAGTGAGGGAGAAGGTTTCACACGCCTGACAGTTAGGTCAAAGAGAGTTTTTCTGTAACTTTGTTTCCTCATCAAGGTCGCATTAGATATATTTGGCTGCTTGCTGTGTATTTGCTGGGAGGTTACAGGTGATGTAATGACAAGAcaacacattaaacataaagATGATGTGGtattaatttttttctctcccaggGTCATGGGGGCTGCTATCTACTCCGATTTCACTCCCACATGTATTCATTATGCATGTATAGTGATCAAATGATGTGATAATGCGAAGCCCGTCGCGGAGCTAATGCGCCCATATAGCCCGAGGTGCGAGTGTGGGCTGATTATCCTAAGTTCATCAAATAAAGCTGTTGGAGAAATTAATGGCTGCGAAAAGCACCGCTGCAAAGGCAGAGCAGggggattgtgtgtgtgtgtgtgagagagagagagagagagagggagagctgcAAGTAGCAATAGCAGAGCGCTGGGCCAACCTCTCActgaggaaggaaaagaaagaggaagggaggagagagagagaaggaaggacggagggaggagggagggagggagagagggccCGATGGAGGGATGGGCGCCCCCGCTGGCCATATAGGGTCTAACACCCAAAATACTTTTCACTGTTTATAAATATGGGGTGGCATTATTCCTAACACTCAATCATCAGAAACTGACACTTAGATAAACTGCTCAATTGACAGGTTGTCTTATGTTTCAATTACATTTGGAGATATGATCAAATATAAACACTTGAAAATAGACACAGTTGTAGATCTATGCCTGAAGGTCTGTCAAATATGTGATAGcctatattattattaagttgCACGCTTATAAGCTTAAATATGTTAAAGTAAGTGTTGAAAAGAGGGGAGATGATGCAAACTTCCCACCAGTGAAAAAAAAGCGCAGTGGGGTCAATACCCCCCACCCTTCCTCTCTACTCTCTGTCTTCCCAGCTGCCTCTGCAACAGAGTGAGTGGGCGCAGTGGATCCTTGCCTGcctgcttgcttgcttgcttgcttgcttgtcTGCATGTGGAACCTTCGCCAGGCCTTGGAGCTTTCTTGGCTCTTTGTGTGAACACATGTGCGCAGAAAAGGCGCGCTGTCTCGGAATGATTTGGTTATACTGGACCTGTGGTTAATCACTGGGCGCTGGAGTGCAGAAGTGTaggatccccccccccctctctcccctcccacCACAACCACTATacaccccccccctctcctcaacacacacacacacacacacacacacacagtgacacacgcACTCCAGTTGCCCAGTAGGCTAATGTTCAGCCAGTCAATGTGCTCCTTATGGCTTCCAGATTATTCGATAAACCGCCGCTGAACACTGCGAGTTTATGAATTTCTCACGTGTGTGGATGAGTTTCTGCATCGATCCCTGCAGGCCGACGTCGCAACCGGTGGTTGTTTGCTGTTCTTACACACAAAACCGTTAAAGTGCCCCTATTGAGTCAAGCTGTGCATGAGCTTATAACTGATTCCCATAAGTCAACTCAAGTGCAATACAATAGAGCAAGACCATTCATAATCCCTATATTGAACTCCAAGACCTTCCATATAAGTGCAACACTAACTGCTGCTCCAATGACGCTGAAAAATCTCCCCAAAACATACAAACTATCTCTCAAGTAAACCAAATATTGCGTAATGATCCTCTCTCTGCAGTTAGGGAGCTATTCTTAGTAAATATATGTTGGATTACTCTCATTTAGTCCAGAAGTAGTCTGTTTTGAGTTTGGGCTACTTTTACCACGCGGGGAAGAGTGCAGCCTCATAATCTGAGCAGGCTGCTACTGCTGCCGCTGTCGCCGAGCCAGAGCCGTGTTTAAACAAGctataaaaatgaattattaccAAACGCATGCAGGGACTCAGCCCCTTTTCAGCTCAGGAATTGGGGAGTCCCGTATGAAAATGTAAGTGGGGTTTTATTTGTGCACATTACGCCACAATTGGTCTCCTTAATGTCCGTCTCATTCATGCCACGGAGTGATTTATGAGCTCCTGAAGGCAAACATGGCTCGGGTATTTGCCTGCAACATGCACACAATGTTAAGAGCCCTGTCATGCTAAGATCAGTGCTGGCGTATTTGCTTTTACTCTACAAAGTATGAAGTTtgaatgtgaaagaaaacaaataatctgttattataatataattattagtGTTTCCTGTTGGCAGCATGGAATAGTGCTAACGTTTCTGTGCAAttataaataattcaaatgtattttcagcaaaaaaaacaagttttggCATCAATAATTTGTTAATTAACTGCTATTTTACAGAcgtttaaaagttattttaccattttaaaaaaaagacctaTCAGCAAAGTTTTAAATAGACAAAGGGACTGTTTTAGCATTCATTTGATAGAAagacagacttttaaaaaaagaaacttttcaAAAACTAGACTTCTTAAAATAATCCGGATCATCCTGAAATTAAATTctataataaaagtaaaattcaaCCTGTGTGTCCCTTCACACCTCAACGCGCACTAGACTATTTATACTCATTGCCAACCTGTTGTTAAATTTGCATAATGTCTCTATCTTTCTATGCCCTACTTcttttattttgcatattttctacatgaataattcaagcaaaaaaaaaaaaaaaattcggTCAGGAAGTAGAATAAGAAAAGACTCAAAACACCAGAAGAAAAAGATTGTAGCAAGTTAATTGTATTCTAACAAAAATATCCAAGACATTGGAAgctatacaaaaataaaaacgaCCAGGTTCCATAGGCCTAATATTGTATAATTATTCACATACACTCATAATTCCCATTCCAAGAGATCAATTTGTTATGGTAATTACAAGCCACTTTTAGAGCTACTTCGGTGATTTAATTTCATCCTTACCTTGAATTAATCTTCAAGTCAAATATCAACAGAATAAATGTGCCGAATATACAAATAACATCAGAGTTAATACCATCGTAGCCTGATATTTATTGTCccgaaaaaaaatcaagaagtTATTGTGATTGATTTCAATTAATAGTTCAGATGCTGCAGGTCGATTGTAGTTAGAGACTCCgagaaaaaatagaaactgtCCGTAGAAATGTCCACGGGGCTGTCCAGGGATTCTGACAAGCTCGGCGAGGCTGCATCGGAGAGCTGTAGGCAGGAATCCGAGGAGAAAGGTTGAAAATCGTGTATAGAAACATCCAGGGCCGGGGGACTGTCGCCATTGTCCGGGCCAGATGCCGAGCCGGGGCCCATTGTTGACATGCAGCCCGGAACAGTGGGTGACGGGTTGGGaaaatgtttcagatttttgtcaTTGCTGTTCAGTGGCGCAGCAGAAAAGCTCATGGTCTCGCCATTGTGGAGCTGCTGTGTGGAGCTAAGAGAGTTATTCTGAAAGGAGCAGGTATCTCTCTCCAGCAAGGCCCCGCTCCGCTCGTACAGGGGGCCCTCGTCCTCATCGTCGCTGTGGATGCCGTCCTCGCCGCCGGGCCCCTTCCCTTCCCCGTTGCGGTTCTCCTTGCTCTGCGTCTGCCGCTTGTGCTTCATGCGCCGGTTTTGGAACCAGACTTTGACCTGCCTCTCAGTCAGGTCCAGCAGGGCCGCTATTTCCACCCTCCTCGGCCGGCACAGATACTTGTTGAAGTGGAACTCCTTCTCGAGCTCCAGCAGCTGTGTGTTGGTGTACGCTGTCCTCAGCCGACGGGagccccctcctccccctccgcTCTCCACAATCTCAGGCGAGCCTGGAAAATAAGCAGCACGGTAGCGTGGGATTAAAACGCAGGACACAACAGTTACATAACCTCGCTGCCCGTGAATTGAACATTATGGCTATCACAAACCACCAGAGAGTGGCTCACAACACGCTGCAGCAAAATGGCCGCTGGAGCTAATGACTCAGGGTTATAGCCTATACAGCTTTTATCCAAAGATCATGATTGCAGAAAGATACTCATTACattgttttacacataaaataacGTCCAGTATGAGCGTGAAGCAAACACAGTGCACTATAAAAGCAGTGAGGTCCAAGCTGGTGTGGGATACTAATGAATACTCCAGCTGCCCTCCTCGGCAACGGCACTCCATCACTCTTCATTACTGTCACACATCAAAACTCTGCTACGGCTAGGGGAATAAATCATCTCACATCACCAAACTTTAcccaaactttttttctttctttccacagTCACAATCACAGCAAGCTAGTATCCATTAATctatcaaaaataaaaagcatatAGCCTCTTCGCTTTTTTTGAGGGAAGGCCTGTGTACTGAGCTCCAATTTAGCAACAGATAgtaaacaattttttttgttgtaaacgCCCGTGTTTTGATATCACCCACCTTTTGGGGAGAAGCACACAGGTCCATTGGAGATGGCGGTAGCGGTAGAAGTCGGCAG contains these protein-coding regions:
- the hoxa1a gene encoding homeobox protein Hox-A1a: MSSFLDYSVMSGEGGSCSVRAFHSDHGITTFQSCAVTVNNCGADDRFMASRASPDGIPHQPGSYQSTASSLGLAYGAHPACSSSYGPQSFCTTYNHYALNQEVDSTAGFPQCGPLMYSGNISSSMVSQHRQGYSAAPLGQLQYAHAAYGGGHEQAAPFPGCSNPLSPLHAAHLEACCSPLSEGGSSAQTFDWMKVKRNPPKTGRSGEYGYGGQPNTVRTNFTTKQLTELEKEFHFNKYLTRARRVEIAAALQLNETQVKIWFQNRRMKQKKREKEGLLPAKTPSSDPGESIQEKMDDAASEKSISAPSTPSPSSSMVSSTGADPYSSN
- the LOC121913726 gene encoding homeobox protein Hox-A2a, coding for MNYEFERESGFINSQPSLAECLTSFPPVADSFQSSSIKSSTLSRPTLIPPPFEQTIPSLNPGSHPRHGRPRHSPDGCSPLPTASLPPEYPWMREKKASKRNHLPTSTATAISNGPVCFSPKGSPEIVESGGGGGGSRRLRTAYTNTQLLELEKEFHFNKYLCRPRRVEIAALLDLTERQVKVWFQNRRMKHKRQTQSKENRNGEGKGPGGEDGIHSDDEDEGPLYERSGALLERDTCSFQNNSLSSTQQLHNGETMSFSAAPLNSNDKNLKHFPNPSPTVPGCMSTMGPGSASGPDNGDSPPALDVSIHDFQPFSSDSCLQLSDAASPSLSESLDSPVDISTDSFYFFSESLTTIDLQHLNY